The Ignavibacteriota bacterium genome contains a region encoding:
- the glmS gene encoding glutamine--fructose-6-phosphate transaminase (isomerizing), protein MCGIVGYIGKKNSLPLILEGLHRLEYRGYDSAGVVLVNGGLITRKKAGKVSELVKLIGNEQLSSEVGIGHTRWATHGEPNDVNAHPHWDCNNEIAIIHNGIIENYATIKKKLQQEGHIIRTVTDTEVLVHLIEEMYKRCKDLFTAVRLALLEVEGAYGILVVSTLEPDKIIAARKGSPLIIGKGDGENLVASDAAALIEHTRQVVYLEDGEVACITRDSVVTKTIHDEEIIKQVEEITFDLEELEKGGYEHFMLKEIHEQPDSIQNSLRGRLLVHDGTVKLGGLEPVMEKLLNAKRIILIACGTSWHAGLVGKIMIEQLAHIPVEVDYASEFRYRNPVILPNDVVFVISQSGETADTLAALKEAKRKGATVFGIVNVVGSTIARETEAGVYIHAGPEIGVASTKAFTSQLAVLGLIALLLGRKRGFLKEEQSKLLAADLASIPEKVHKVFSHVEQIKQIAEEFKNVRNFLYLGRGSNFPTALEGALKLKEISYIHAEGYPAAEMKHGPIALIDDNMPVVFIVPKDAIYEKVLSNMQEVKARRGRIIAIANEDDDHIDSHADFVIRVPRSYSYFGPIVNVIPLQLLAYYMAVARGCNVDQPRNLAKSVTVE, encoded by the coding sequence ATGTGCGGCATCGTCGGTTATATCGGTAAGAAAAATTCACTCCCATTAATTCTTGAAGGACTTCATCGGCTGGAATATCGCGGCTACGATTCAGCGGGCGTGGTGCTTGTGAACGGTGGACTTATTACTCGAAAAAAAGCAGGAAAAGTATCTGAACTAGTCAAGTTAATTGGGAATGAACAACTTTCTTCGGAAGTGGGAATCGGGCATACGCGCTGGGCAACGCACGGCGAACCGAACGACGTGAACGCCCATCCGCATTGGGATTGCAACAACGAAATTGCCATCATCCATAACGGCATCATCGAAAACTACGCGACCATCAAAAAGAAACTTCAGCAAGAAGGACATATCATCCGCACCGTAACAGATACGGAAGTGCTTGTTCATCTCATCGAAGAAATGTACAAGCGATGCAAAGATTTATTTACAGCGGTTCGACTTGCATTGCTGGAAGTAGAAGGCGCATACGGTATTCTTGTCGTCTCAACCCTCGAACCTGATAAAATTATTGCCGCACGAAAAGGAAGTCCGCTTATCATCGGGAAAGGTGATGGAGAGAATCTCGTTGCTTCGGATGCTGCGGCGTTAATTGAACATACGCGGCAAGTGGTGTATCTCGAAGATGGAGAAGTGGCTTGCATTACGCGGGATTCGGTCGTCACCAAAACAATTCACGATGAAGAAATCATCAAACAAGTAGAAGAAATAACGTTCGATTTGGAAGAATTGGAAAAAGGGGGCTACGAACATTTCATGTTGAAGGAAATTCATGAGCAACCGGATTCGATTCAGAACTCGTTGCGCGGGAGATTGTTAGTACATGATGGGACAGTGAAGCTTGGCGGACTTGAACCCGTGATGGAGAAGTTGCTCAATGCGAAAAGAATTATTCTTATAGCCTGTGGAACTTCGTGGCATGCCGGACTTGTCGGAAAAATAATGATTGAACAATTGGCGCACATCCCGGTCGAAGTGGATTACGCATCAGAGTTTCGTTATCGCAATCCCGTCATTCTTCCGAATGATGTTGTGTTTGTTATCAGTCAGAGTGGTGAAACGGCGGACACACTTGCCGCTCTTAAAGAAGCGAAGCGAAAAGGAGCGACTGTGTTTGGAATTGTGAACGTTGTCGGAAGTACGATTGCGCGAGAAACGGAAGCAGGCGTCTATATTCATGCCGGACCGGAAATCGGAGTTGCATCAACAAAAGCTTTTACATCTCAACTTGCCGTGCTTGGACTTATCGCATTATTGCTTGGGCGAAAGCGCGGATTTCTCAAAGAAGAACAGAGTAAATTGCTTGCCGCTGACCTTGCTTCGATTCCCGAAAAAGTCCATAAAGTTTTTTCTCACGTAGAGCAAATCAAGCAAATTGCTGAAGAGTTTAAAAACGTACGAAACTTTTTGTACTTGGGTCGCGGTAGTAATTTCCCGACCGCACTCGAAGGCGCGCTCAAGTTGAAAGAAATATCTTACATCCATGCTGAAGGCTATCCCGCCGCAGAAATGAAACACGGACCGATTGCATTGATTGATGATAACATGCCGGTTGTGTTTATCGTCCCAAAAGATGCTATTTATGAAAAAGTGTTAAGCAATATGCAGGAAGTGAAAGCGCGACGGGGGCGCATTATCGCCATCGCTAATGAAGATGATGACCACATAGATTCCCATGCCGATTTTGTCATTCGTGTTCCACGTTCGTACAGTTATTTCGGTCCGATTGTGAATGTCATTCCGCTACAATTGCTTGCGTACTACATGGCAGTCGCACGTGGCTGCAATGTTGACCAACCGAGGAATCTGGCAAAGAGCGTTACAGTTGAGTAA
- a CDS encoding T9SS type A sorting domain-containing protein yields the protein MKYFFCAIMFIVLVGSFHNEAVSQPIINTLIVRDDSSGVDTLYFGWADSATYCFDSLYGEYELPPLPPDGIFDSRFINHRSSSVTCMGQGTSICLHDFNELYYKGQDTFRIQFQGSAISGGAYPFHFSWSFMDGFYPSSVILKYIHPDDGPIAVDMLSDSLHDITSADVNRILIIVSLGMECNGTGQPTITSCFADSITETSVQLNAVINNQDSPVGWFEWGTTTNYGNKTSIHPTSSLHQRLDNLQPNTEYHFRALSHNCNGSDTSADYTFRTLPLLGVNEGSLPNEFSLEQNYPNPFNPSTVIRYQLPVRSWVTLKMYNILGEEVDILVDGIQDAGLKIQEFHASGFPSGVYFYKLVAGDFVSVKKLLLLR from the coding sequence ATGAAGTACTTTTTTTGTGCAATCATGTTCATCGTCCTCGTCGGAAGTTTTCATAACGAGGCGGTGTCACAACCAATCATCAACACGTTGATTGTCCGGGATGATAGTAGCGGTGTTGATACGCTTTATTTCGGATGGGCGGATTCTGCGACGTACTGTTTTGATAGTCTTTACGGAGAATATGAACTCCCACCACTTCCTCCCGATGGAATTTTTGATTCACGCTTTATAAATCATCGAAGCTCGAGCGTAACATGTATGGGGCAAGGCACAAGCATCTGTTTACATGACTTCAATGAACTTTACTATAAAGGTCAGGATACTTTCCGTATTCAGTTTCAAGGAAGTGCAATTTCGGGTGGCGCTTATCCATTTCATTTTTCATGGAGTTTTATGGATGGATTCTATCCCAGTAGCGTTATTCTAAAATATATCCATCCTGATGATGGACCGATTGCTGTTGATATGCTATCCGATTCTTTACATGATATTACATCAGCAGACGTAAATAGAATACTGATCATTGTTTCGTTGGGGATGGAATGTAACGGTACGGGACAACCAACTATTACTTCTTGTTTTGCAGACAGCATAACGGAAACATCTGTTCAGTTAAATGCAGTTATTAATAATCAGGATAGTCCGGTCGGATGGTTTGAATGGGGAACGACAACAAATTATGGAAACAAAACATCTATTCATCCGACATCTTCCCTCCATCAACGACTGGATAATTTACAACCGAATACAGAATATCATTTCAGAGCGTTGAGCCATAATTGTAACGGTAGTGACACAAGCGCCGATTACACATTCAGAACACTTCCACTTCTTGGTGTGAATGAAGGAAGTCTTCCAAATGAATTTTCGCTCGAACAAAATTATCCCAATCCATTTAATCCGTCAACTGTTATTCGTTATCAGTTACCCGTTAGAAGTTGGGTAACATTGAAGATGTATAATATTCTTGGGGAAGAAGTTGACATCTTAGTTGACGGGATTCAAGATGCAGGATTGAAGATTCAGGAATTTCATGCTTCGGGATTTCCGAGCGGAGTGTATTTCTATAAATTAGTTGCAGGCGATTTTGTAAGCGTGAAAAAACTTCTGTTGTTGCGATAA
- a CDS encoding choice-of-anchor D domain-containing protein: MKTCSSLSLIFVLFVIGLMQNLVHSQTLNFNVDSPADDQWAYPYDNPDTETDESSDGICRDSLGRCTLNAAVQEAGNMGESVLINIPGGTIVMVNTLPSLPDESVIDGHGTTIIDFNTASSGLGIGNSGIIKNLTVRNVGQGISSASTMIVDNVTFQNCVMAATLGPNSKVINSIIKNCQTGIMVTDSCIVGEPNKRNYFYGTEQTALSILGNSVTVQNNYVGLQEDGTTVTPNMFGISVWGENNTIGGNSASTRNVIVGSTSSGIEITDIMGSSPNRITGNYIGLTPAGTAAGNSFGIKVTGGVEIGSNVSGERNIISGNQIGVLVNNSFFGPGIIKITGNYIGTNPGGTAARPNESAGIQIQSSNHEIKNNLISGNTGPGIEILGVAGANEADGNIISGNMIGLNAAGTTGLANGIGISIQGNAENNIIGSNLTTDYSPNTIAYNGQAGIFLGQIPNPFSNPSGNSIRKNSIYDNSGLGIKFQQTTVQHSVTPPTLDSLVEQGGGLLRLYGSGAPANSKIDIYTAAPDPTENGEGKTWIQDGTTDASGNFQIDISASDCGDLTATATNTQGSTSEFSHNYKREPSSLGVTASCEGPFIAGVSYNVTYTLNINWGGVSTTGREVKFYLNGANEQTGVISGNTATATYDMAQSQSGTNTVTWQITTCVGQAPTSPGYTFCAIDKPSWLPTPSASCGGGTVQYEVYLSFPDNAVSCVTEFIPDGTNVFVEGALGFVGLPKASTTLKIPGTSDPMTTGFSFKIGDQGVSLNISGTVNSGIDCGGNTLTATGTATVTANVHKTFSLGWDFSPYLPSCTGWLGFPPVKQLCNSVHAVASAVNIGATVGGTITANASVGLPPLKFLGGSANATVYIRPFINFLTFHANGNGQVTFGIDIPSFNLQTPHAQVDFTASESITGWSYQFGPYTYPGAPPFRETFIADLMRGLTFAPEGTRYYFQDSTVATNVPNDAMPVFAFGSNGKAAAAWVAKHGSNGRPSGNISLKLFNGTTWGSTISLNNDVQVDQSPSIAIDNANHIIVAWERNSSLSVPTADSLLYSGDYLRGFDIQYAIVDATNGNIQQNNSFGLSLQYDAKPKLSKGSDGKVLLVWQQTLGNSFFGDSDDSLYFHGTWWDGTTWSSELTSAGLTGVLHWEPAVLNQDSAHVAYIKEMDDDFSTAQDWEVFTVGLNGMAWNVPQRITNDSRLDYGVHTTFTPDGQPVMTWFRDSVVVGVIGNLLQSPTTWLLPEHQISAEFINGAIRATSDSLVIAWTSGGKIQYSAASIAAQQFQKQDIVNFTMDAQQFPSLNIDSQGQLRLGYLQTPWRADTSLLSDTATIFLSTASLNYSTPLPRFSSSVASLDFGSLDVGTTKTDSIIISNTGVGNLNITSIISDDNEFTITPSSATISPSSSQKFTITFAPTKSGVKSNTITFIHNGETSPDVLHCSGTATGMGVTTLSLSSKWNLVSVPRLVENDSVQSLFPTAVSQAFRFDQSAGYIASTTLENGKGYWLKFGFAQSVNIAGEDRSLDTVEVKAGWNLIGGLSLSVSISNIVQVPSANVQSNYFGYDSGYLSTTTLAPGKSYWVKVSQDGLLILQAGGE; encoded by the coding sequence ATGAAAACTTGTTCTTCGCTTTCGCTCATTTTTGTTTTGTTTGTAATTGGTTTGATGCAAAACTTAGTGCACTCGCAAACACTCAACTTCAACGTTGACAGTCCCGCCGATGACCAATGGGCTTACCCGTATGATAATCCCGATACAGAAACAGATGAATCCTCCGATGGTATTTGTCGGGATTCTTTGGGTCGGTGTACTTTGAACGCGGCTGTGCAGGAAGCCGGGAACATGGGCGAAAGCGTTTTGATAAATATTCCCGGGGGAACAATCGTTATGGTAAATACTCTCCCTTCACTTCCCGATGAATCTGTTATTGATGGTCATGGCACCACAATAATAGATTTTAATACTGCATCCTCAGGGTTAGGTATCGGGAATAGCGGAATCATCAAGAACCTCACAGTTCGGAACGTCGGTCAGGGAATTTCTTCCGCCTCGACAATGATTGTTGATAATGTCACCTTCCAGAATTGTGTCATGGCGGCGACGTTGGGTCCGAACAGTAAAGTTATTAACTCAATAATAAAAAACTGCCAGACGGGAATCATGGTGACAGACAGTTGTATTGTTGGTGAACCGAATAAGCGAAATTATTTTTATGGCACTGAACAAACGGCTCTCTCGATTCTGGGTAACAGTGTTACGGTGCAAAATAATTATGTCGGATTACAGGAGGATGGTACTACTGTTACACCAAACATGTTCGGAATTTCTGTGTGGGGAGAAAATAATACGATTGGTGGAAACTCAGCATCAACAAGAAATGTGATTGTTGGAAGTACAAGTAGCGGGATTGAGATAACCGATATTATGGGAAGTTCACCGAATAGAATCACCGGAAATTATATTGGACTCACTCCGGCAGGTACTGCGGCGGGAAATAGTTTTGGCATCAAAGTTACGGGCGGCGTTGAAATTGGTTCCAATGTTTCGGGAGAGAGAAATATTATTTCAGGAAATCAGATTGGCGTACTCGTGAACAATTCTTTCTTCGGGCCCGGAATAATTAAAATTACAGGCAATTACATCGGCACGAATCCGGGAGGGACGGCGGCAAGACCGAATGAAAGCGCGGGGATTCAGATACAAAGTTCAAATCATGAAATCAAAAACAATCTCATCTCCGGCAATACCGGACCGGGCATTGAAATTTTAGGAGTAGCCGGAGCCAATGAAGCAGATGGAAATATCATTTCGGGAAACATGATTGGTTTGAACGCGGCAGGTACTACAGGTTTAGCGAATGGTATCGGTATTTCAATTCAGGGAAATGCAGAAAACAATATTATCGGCTCGAACCTGACGACAGATTATTCACCGAACACCATAGCGTATAATGGTCAAGCAGGAATTTTTCTGGGGCAAATTCCTAATCCGTTTTCAAATCCTTCCGGAAATTCAATCCGGAAGAACAGCATTTATGATAATAGCGGATTGGGAATTAAGTTTCAACAAACAACAGTGCAACATTCCGTCACACCGCCGACGTTGGATAGTTTGGTTGAGCAAGGTGGCGGACTGTTACGGTTGTACGGAAGCGGAGCGCCTGCAAATTCGAAAATTGATATTTATACCGCCGCGCCTGACCCGACAGAAAATGGTGAAGGGAAAACCTGGATTCAGGATGGAACCACTGACGCTTCCGGAAATTTTCAGATTGATATCAGTGCTTCCGATTGTGGCGACCTGACAGCAACTGCAACGAATACACAGGGAAGTACTTCTGAATTTTCTCACAACTATAAACGGGAACCATCATCGCTTGGTGTCACAGCATCGTGCGAAGGACCGTTCATTGCCGGAGTTTCGTACAACGTTACCTATACATTGAACATTAACTGGGGTGGAGTTTCCACAACAGGGCGTGAAGTAAAATTTTATCTCAACGGAGCGAACGAGCAGACGGGAGTAATTTCCGGTAATACTGCAACAGCGACGTACGACATGGCTCAGTCTCAATCGGGGACAAACACAGTGACGTGGCAAATTACAACATGTGTCGGTCAAGCGCCAACTTCACCCGGTTACACATTTTGTGCGATTGATAAACCATCGTGGCTTCCGACTCCTTCGGCTTCGTGCGGAGGTGGTACAGTTCAGTATGAAGTGTATCTATCGTTTCCCGATAACGCCGTTTCATGTGTGACAGAATTTATTCCTGACGGAACAAACGTGTTTGTTGAAGGCGCTCTCGGTTTTGTCGGATTACCGAAAGCATCAACCACGTTGAAAATTCCCGGAACATCCGACCCGATGACGACAGGCTTTAGTTTCAAAATCGGGGACCAAGGCGTTTCGCTCAACATCAGCGGAACTGTGAACTCCGGAATTGATTGCGGCGGGAACACGCTCACAGCGACCGGCACGGCAACAGTGACGGCAAACGTTCACAAAACATTTTCTCTCGGCTGGGATTTCTCACCATATCTGCCTTCGTGTACGGGTTGGCTCGGCTTTCCGCCGGTAAAACAACTTTGCAACAGCGTACATGCGGTGGCAAGCGCGGTGAACATCGGTGCAACTGTCGGTGGTACAATCACCGCGAACGCTTCTGTCGGACTACCACCGTTGAAATTTCTCGGAGGTTCGGCGAACGCAACGGTGTACATCAGGCCGTTCATTAACTTCCTGACATTTCATGCAAATGGAAACGGTCAGGTAACTTTCGGGATTGATATTCCCTCGTTCAATCTTCAAACACCACACGCGCAAGTGGATTTTACCGCGTCTGAATCTATCACCGGTTGGTCATATCAATTCGGACCATACACGTATCCGGGCGCGCCACCGTTCCGGGAAACATTCATTGCTGATTTGATGCGCGGGCTGACGTTCGCACCGGAAGGAACACGATATTATTTCCAGGATAGCACAGTCGCAACGAATGTTCCGAATGATGCGATGCCGGTCTTCGCGTTCGGCTCGAACGGAAAAGCGGCGGCGGCATGGGTGGCAAAGCATGGAAGTAACGGGCGTCCATCGGGAAATATTTCTCTGAAATTGTTTAATGGCACAACATGGGGTTCAACCATTTCACTGAACAACGATGTTCAGGTTGACCAGAGTCCTTCCATCGCGATTGATAATGCAAATCATATCATCGTTGCATGGGAGAGAAACAGTTCTCTGTCTGTGCCTACGGCAGATTCACTTTTATATAGCGGTGATTATTTGAGGGGATTTGATATTCAATACGCGATTGTGGATGCGACAAACGGAAATATCCAACAAAACAACTCGTTCGGTTTGTCGCTTCAATACGATGCGAAACCAAAACTCTCCAAAGGCTCGGATGGAAAAGTGCTTCTTGTGTGGCAACAAACGCTCGGCAACTCGTTCTTCGGAGACAGTGATGATTCACTGTATTTCCATGGAACATGGTGGGACGGAACAACGTGGTCATCTGAATTGACCTCCGCAGGATTGACCGGAGTGTTACATTGGGAACCGGCTGTTCTCAATCAGGATTCAGCACATGTTGCCTATATCAAAGAAATGGATGATGATTTTTCTACGGCGCAGGATTGGGAAGTTTTTACCGTCGGGCTGAACGGTATGGCATGGAACGTACCTCAACGCATAACGAATGATTCCCGGCTCGATTATGGAGTTCACACCACATTCACACCAGACGGGCAACCGGTGATGACGTGGTTCAGAGATTCTGTAGTTGTTGGAGTGATTGGAAATTTGTTGCAATCTCCGACGACGTGGCTGTTGCCGGAACATCAAATAAGCGCGGAGTTCATCAACGGTGCGATACGTGCAACTTCTGATAGTTTGGTAATTGCATGGACAAGCGGTGGAAAAATTCAATACTCAGCGGCAAGTATCGCGGCGCAGCAATTTCAGAAACAGGATATCGTCAACTTCACAATGGATGCACAACAATTTCCCTCATTGAATATTGACTCGCAGGGACAACTACGGCTCGGATATTTACAAACGCCGTGGCGTGCCGATACATCGTTGCTTTCGGATACTGCAACTATTTTTCTTTCAACTGCATCGCTCAATTATTCAACGCCGCTGCCGCGGTTTTCTTCTTCTGTCGCCTCGCTTGATTTTGGTTCGCTCGATGTCGGAACAACGAAGACGGATAGCATCATCATCAGCAACACCGGTGTCGGAAACCTGAACATCACTTCTATTATTTCCGATGACAACGAATTTACTATTACGCCTTCAAGTGCAACAATTTCTCCATCGTCAAGCCAGAAGTTTACTATAACATTTGCGCCGACAAAGTCCGGTGTAAAATCGAATACGATAACGTTCATCCACAACGGAGAAACTTCGCCGGATGTTCTTCATTGTTCCGGAACTGCAACTGGCATGGGTGTGACAACGCTCAGTCTCAGCTCGAAGTGGAATTTAGTTTCTGTTCCGCGACTTGTTGAGAATGATTCCGTGCAATCGTTGTTCCCGACTGCGGTATCCCAGGCATTCCGCTTCGACCAATCAGCAGGATACATTGCAAGTACAACGCTTGAAAATGGAAAAGGGTACTGGTTAAAATTCGGATTTGCACAGAGCGTGAACATTGCAGGCGAAGACCGTTCGCTCGATACAGTTGAAGTAAAAGCAGGTTGGAATCTCATCGGCGGTTTATCTTTATCGGTGAGTATTTCAAACATTGTTCAGGTTCCTTCAGCAAACGTACAGTCGAATTATTTCGGATACGATAGCGGATATCTTTCGACCACAACACTCGCTCCGGGAAAAAGTTATTGGGTGAAAGTAAGTCAGGATGGTTTGTTGATTTTGCAAGCGGGTGGAGAATAA
- a CDS encoding type II toxin-antitoxin system HicA family toxin — MPFSAREVLAKLIRAGFRERRQTGSHKVLRHVDGRQTYVPMHTGDVPEGTFRKILKQAKLTFEQFEQL, encoded by the coding sequence ATGCCATTTTCAGCGCGTGAAGTTCTTGCAAAACTGATTCGAGCTGGATTTCGGGAACGAAGACAAACAGGTTCTCATAAAGTTTTGAGACATGTTGATGGACGGCAAACGTATGTACCGATGCATACCGGTGATGTTCCCGAAGGAACGTTTCGAAAAATCCTCAAGCAAGCAAAATTAACCTTTGAACAGTTCGAACAATTATAG
- a CDS encoding DinB family protein: MYRTIADFLKDWKYEHESTVKLFRSLSDSSLSQKVTPDGRSLGFLAWHITVTLGEMGGKSGLSVQSPAEDAPLPSSVSEIAETYAIAGDTLAEAVQKTWNETMLLEEIEMYGEKWTRGYTLLVLLKHQIHHRAQMTVLMRQAGLNVPGIYGPSKEEWSQYGMNAPQ, from the coding sequence ATGTACAGAACTATTGCAGATTTTCTTAAAGACTGGAAGTACGAACATGAAAGCACCGTCAAGTTGTTTCGTTCGCTTTCCGATTCATCACTTTCACAGAAGGTAACGCCGGACGGACGTTCGCTTGGATTTTTAGCGTGGCACATCACGGTAACGTTGGGTGAAATGGGCGGAAAGTCTGGTTTGTCCGTTCAGTCGCCGGCTGAAGATGCACCGTTGCCATCGTCGGTATCGGAAATTGCAGAGACGTATGCGATAGCGGGAGATACACTCGCAGAGGCTGTGCAAAAAACATGGAACGAAACAATGTTGTTGGAAGAAATTGAAATGTACGGCGAAAAGTGGACGCGGGGCTACACACTGTTAGTCCTTCTCAAACATCAAATCCATCACCGCGCACAAATGACCGTTTTGATGCGTCAAGCCGGATTGAATGTTCCCGGCATTTACGGTCCGTCGAAAGAAGAGTGGTCTCAATACGGAATGAACGCGCCGCAATAA
- a CDS encoding SDR family oxidoreductase: protein MARTFSEHQWALILGASSGFGGATAIELARRGMNIFGVHFDRAATMPSVERIISEIQSCEVKVKFFNINASDEERRNEVLETIKQEFASDAEATVRVLMHSLAFGTLKPFISKSAGEMVTQAQMEMTSDVMAHSLVYWTQGVVLRGLMKRGGRVYAMTSSGGHSVLPNYGAVSAAKAALESHIRQLAMELGPYGITANSILAGVTDTPALRKIPGAVKMIEVATAKNPQGRATTPEDVAKAISLFAQDESYFMSGNVIRVDGAEDYVSYVGQTPATPV from the coding sequence ATGGCACGAACATTTTCAGAACATCAGTGGGCGCTGATTCTTGGCGCATCAAGCGGATTTGGCGGCGCGACTGCGATTGAACTAGCACGACGCGGCATGAATATTTTCGGAGTTCATTTCGACCGCGCGGCAACGATGCCCAGCGTTGAACGCATCATAAGCGAAATTCAATCCTGCGAGGTGAAGGTGAAATTCTTTAACATCAATGCATCAGATGAAGAACGAAGAAATGAAGTTCTGGAAACAATCAAACAGGAGTTTGCATCTGATGCAGAAGCGACCGTGCGTGTGTTGATGCACTCACTCGCGTTCGGAACGCTCAAACCTTTTATCAGTAAATCTGCCGGTGAAATGGTAACACAGGCGCAGATGGAAATGACTTCGGATGTCATGGCACATTCACTCGTGTATTGGACACAGGGCGTGGTTTTACGGGGATTGATGAAACGAGGGGGACGTGTTTATGCGATGACAAGTTCCGGTGGACACAGTGTGTTACCGAACTATGGCGCAGTCTCTGCGGCAAAAGCCGCTCTTGAATCTCACATCCGCCAGTTAGCGATGGAACTTGGTCCCTACGGTATTACTGCAAATTCAATTTTGGCTGGAGTGACCGATACGCCTGCACTTCGGAAAATTCCCGGCGCGGTGAAGATGATAGAAGTTGCGACGGCAAAAAATCCGCAAGGACGGGCAACGACTCCGGAAGATGTTGCAAAAGCGATTTCGTTGTTTGCTCAGGATGAATCGTATTTCATGTCAGGAAATGTTATTCGGGTTGATGGAGCGGAAGATTACGTCAGTTATGTCGGGCAAACTCCGGCAACTCCTGTTTGA
- a CDS encoding type II toxin-antitoxin system HicB family antitoxin produces the protein MTYSILFEKIADTSFPQGYYYAHIPALDLTTHGLGIDGARAAAKELIQVWIEEKIEHGESIPIESDSLYSKIEIEDAIFSA, from the coding sequence ATGACATATTCAATTCTTTTTGAAAAAATAGCTGATACTTCGTTTCCTCAAGGATATTATTACGCGCACATCCCCGCATTGGATCTAACCACACACGGCCTGGGTATTGACGGGGCACGTGCGGCAGCAAAAGAGTTAATTCAGGTCTGGATCGAAGAAAAAATAGAACATGGCGAGTCTATTCCTATCGAATCGGATTCGTTGTATTCCAAAATTGAAATTGAAGATGCCATTTTCAGCGCGTGA
- the pyrR gene encoding bifunctional pyr operon transcriptional regulator/uracil phosphoribosyltransferase PyrR, whose translation MNNRTRLLDEKDFERILTRLAHEILERNKGAGNIALVGIRTRGEFLARRLNEKIKSLEGKEIPLGFLDITLYRDDLREKHQQPVLLGTYIKFDITGKHLILIDDVLFTGRTVRSALSELVDLGRPASIQLAVFIDRGHRELPIKADYVGKNIPTSLQQEVQVCMKELDGEDAVYLKELKENN comes from the coding sequence ATGAACAATCGAACCCGACTTTTAGATGAAAAAGACTTCGAGCGTATTCTCACTCGTCTCGCCCACGAAATCCTCGAACGAAACAAAGGCGCCGGAAACATCGCGCTTGTCGGAATCAGAACACGCGGCGAATTTCTTGCGCGGCGGCTTAATGAAAAAATCAAATCGCTCGAAGGAAAAGAAATTCCACTCGGCTTTCTTGACATTACTTTGTACCGGGATGACTTGCGGGAGAAACATCAGCAACCCGTGTTGCTCGGAACATACATCAAGTTTGATATTACGGGCAAGCATCTCATTCTTATTGATGATGTTCTCTTCACCGGACGGACTGTTCGCTCCGCGCTCTCCGAACTTGTTGATTTGGGACGACCTGCCTCAATCCAACTTGCGGTGTTCATTGACCGTGGGCATCGCGAACTTCCCATCAAAGCAGATTATGTCGGAAAAAATATTCCGACATCACTTCAACAAGAAGTACAGGTGTGCATGAAAGAACTTG